Genomic segment of Panicum virgatum strain AP13 chromosome 2K, P.virgatum_v5, whole genome shotgun sequence:
ccactcccggCGGAGGATGCCCTCCTCCCTCatggcctccggcggcggcaggacggGCCCGTGGTCGGCAGCTGCGCCGAACAGGTCATcttcgaggaggccgccgctgccgccaccgatGCCCCCTCCCGCGTGGCCGTGCGCGGCGCCGTCCATCACGTCCTGGGCGCCCATGACATGCtccacgccgctcgccgcgtcGTCGGCGTACCCGTACGCGCcgtgggcggcgccgccgttggAATCCAGGGGCATGCCGaggccgaagccgccgccgtaCCCGCCGCCATCGCCTGCGATGCCGCCCAGGTCGTCCTCGGAGACGGCAGTGCCGAACGACGAGTAGGACGCGGCGAAGCGGTGGCCGCGGCGCATGCCGAGCTCCgcctgctgctcgccgccgtccaggacGACGGCAGGGTCGAAGGGGGCTGGCGGTAGCCCGTCGTCATCGCCTACGACGGCCGCGACGGAGTCGAAGGAGGACATGATCGCCCGTCGTGTCTTGGTTTGGGGAGGTTTTGGATCCGACAAGAATGGAGTGGAGCTGGAGGCATGGTGCACCACATGCTGCCAAGTACACAAGTATATGACGACCCTTATTTTCTCGCACCCGCAAGTGGCGACAAACTTTCTTCCCCTCGTTTCCTTATTTTCTCCTGAGCTTCAGAAATTTCTTTCACAAAAAGTCTTTCTTTTCAAAGCTCAGTACAAGTACATACTCTTACATTCACATACACACTACAATACTTGACATTATTGACAGCTTAGGCAAACTCTGCATTCACCTCTATCAATGAGCCTCATGATTTTACTTTGCTGGGTTACGAGGACTATATTGGTCTATCTGAAAGTTGAGAGATGAAGTTGTCCTTTAGATcaaagttgagggaccaaaatgtctatctttcttttattttcaagGATTTGATGGGTTAGGTTTTGATTTGGAGTGTGTTTGGGTGGGTTGAAATGTGTTGTATTAGATAATGGGGTGGGGCGGAgcaggttctatataaatgtgGGTTGGAGTTGGTTGAAATGGATCATTTGTGCAGAGTCGGACCCTGAAAACAAAACCTCGCATTcatactataaaattttatcgaaattgacagAAATTTGTTAGAGATCACTCAGTATGActgacagctactctgtgcaaagcaagTCCCGTTTCAAGAGCcgaaccctggaattaaaacttcgtgttcacactataaatttttatcgaaattgaccgaaatttgttggagatgactcaattTGACTGACagctactttgtgcaaaacagtgtggctaGACTTGCACGTGGATCCCATgttaagagccggaccctgaaaTTAAAACTTCACGTTCAcactataattttttatcaaaattgaccaaaatttattggagatgactcagtattaCTGACATCTACTCTatgcaaaacagtgtggctagacctacatgtgggcccatgtcaagagctggaccctggaattaaaacctcgcgttcacactataaaattttattaaaatttaccgaaatttttTTGAGATGAATCAGTATAATTGATAGCTACTCGTTGCAAAACAGTGTGACATGAtctatattataattttttttgagaaactggTTATCATAACCATAGTTTGACTAATAGTTTATTATATTATGAGCTCAAATGTTTGAATTGGATTGGATTGGTgtgtgatggtggtggtggtggtttggaGTGGAGTGTGGTTATATAATTTCCCTCCTGAGAATGGAGTGGTATGGATATAGTTTAATTTTTAACCTATTTGTAGGGTGATCTGCACACAAAAGTAGTATTGCCTATCACCTGATAACTATATATTTTTGTTGAGTGCAAATTTTGTACAATGCTCAAAAGAGATTTTGAGGGGGGTAGTGATCTATCAAGCCAAATGTCTTCCCCAAATTTACGTTTTTGGCATCCCCAACCAAGAATTCTACTCCTCGTGTATAGAAAATGCTAGACAACATGTAGCCTATTTTCCAGAAAtgtgattagtttatatttCTACCGCttgatattttttttccttaggAATGAACTGATTGATCATATTGAACTTTGAATATCCATTTTACTAGTCAAGTCTCCTGGGTAGTTAGTTGGATCCCTTGGTGCACAACATACTCGGTCCAACTATCTTTCTATCCCAACCCAAGTGCCCAAGAGCGAAAGGGactgtagcctagtggttacaagagcctcGGTAGCACCTGAGGTCCTGGATTCGACTCCCCATGGGACCGAATATTCTGggatttaacggcgttgtgcattcagtggtaggcgacgttcccgtcgacgacgaggcgcctgtggtgacttcgtcaatctcgaggatttgccggctcagtcttcgaagatgctcataggagtagggtttgcgtatgtgtgttcataggggtgtgagtgtgtgtgcgtTATGCGTGtcttagttgtactgtgtaatctaaaaaaaactaGCTTCCCACGACATCGAGAGGCATGCATTACTAAGTTAGAGTTTGTTTGCCATGGGTCCAACTTCAAACTCCAGCTTAATGAAAAGTGAAGCCAGCCAAACAACTCAGCTCCACCAATTTTTGGAGCAGCCCAACTCCATGGAGCAGGTGGAGATGTggtgtatttttttttggaacaccTCTTTTGCATCTCCAACGCCCCCCAAAATGAACTTACAGGTGGTGTTAAGAGATAATTACTCACCACTGCTACCGGTTACACAAATACCTCATCATTCTATTTTCCTCCTGCTGCGCTTGCGTATCCAACATTGAGAGCAATAGCAACAGGTTTCTAGAATAAGAGGTTGGAGTAGTTATTTATAAGGATTTGTTGGGAATTTGTTCAAGTTTGTTGGAATTAGAGGTTGTTCGGTGCACAAATTGAATTGGATAAATAACTTCATGGTGAACAAGGGCAAGATGGGAATTCATTATCAAAACCATCTTTTCTAGAGCCGAGGACTCCCTCCTAACCAAATATTCCCTTCGGATAGCTCCAACTCTACATGAAGCGTTTTGGAGTGGGGTAGAAACTAGTGGAGTTGAAGCCATACCAATCAGACCATAGATAGTATCTGGAAAACCCATACCTCCATATGATTTATGGGAAGCTAGAAATTTCCTTATTGTCATTCCAGAAAAATTGGCCCTTCCTGCATTTAATTTATGATGAAAGTACGTTGTTTTATTTCCTATGGTAACGTTTTATAGATTCATAGTTATTACAGAGAAAACAGAGGAAGCCAATGCTTCCGTACCGACTGACACCTTTCGTTTCCACCCAAATTATACGACTGACGCCTTTCACGCTCGTAATCTCTCGCTCACCAGGGTACGTTTTTCTTAACACAAAGGGGGAACCATTAAAATCCCTAGAGCCGGAAACATGAAGCAGCCATGAGAATAAAGTACGTATGAACAGCATAGCATACTACGATACGTGTATTCCATGTCCAGAATCCAACCCAATAATCCAAACAGTATACAGCCCAACCGTGACCTCATACAAGAACCTAGCAAAGAAACAGCGAATCCAATAACCAATTACACCGCGTCACTACTAAGGTGATGTTAACAAGAACATTGCATTCCTCCACCACGAAATCAGCTGAAAATACCGTGGCTGGTCTTCAGCAAGCTCCTTTAGTTGTAAGTGCCCATGCCGATGCTGGAGCCGCCATAGGGTgcaccaccagcagcatcacGCGACTTTGAGTAGCTGAGGTAGTAGACCTCACCCAGAATGGCCGTGAAGAAGGTGAAGGCTGCACCAGCAGCGAAGACACCCTTGCGCACTGTCTCGCAGGAGAGGGGCTCGCCGTAGAAGTTGCCCCTATAGCGGGTGTGGTACGCGTTGCGGACTGATCCCGCCAGCAAGCACACCTCCGCGATGAGGAAGGTCACCCTGTCAAGGGGGATGAGACATGTTACTGGTGAAGTGGTGGAAACTTGAAGTTCTGGATATGCTGAATCAATGTGTTGGATACCCAAATCTGTTTGACATATGACATACGTGCACCAAAATATAGTATAGCTCCAATTGTAGGTACTGAATTAAGAAAATCTGTTAATATCATAACAGCTCGAAGCTGGCAGTGACGGTGCATCCAGTTCAGGTTTCATTTAGATGATGAATTGAGGAAGGGAAGCAAGCAAGCAGCACCCATAAAAGAGAGATTTTTGGGTtttgacactgtagcactttcgttgttatttagcaattaatgtccaattatggactaattatgtttaaaagattcatctcgtgctaattagttagactgtgtcgttagttattttttcaattgcatttaatgctccatgcatgtgtccgaacattcgatATGACGGGtattgtagaaatttttttgagaactaaacagggcctgaggTAGATTCCAAACAAAATTTAATTGTGGCAGACTGGCAGTGGCACTAGTTTTTGTGAATAAGATCATTGCAGATGCTTCCACCAGAAGGCTTGCTAGGCAAGGATACAAAAGAAAGCAAGGCTATTAATTGATGTTGACTTAGGAACTGCTACTGTCACATGGTGATCCCAAGAGAAACAGATAAAGAAATCGATGGCAGACTATTTAAAAATCTAATGTGGTTCAACAGGTTCATCGAAAAACTTAACAGAAGTCAACTAGTGTGCAAACAAATAATCATAAGCTATCGGTACTAAGTTTAATcaggcctgtttagttcccaccccataaaccccgtaaacacaaaaaaacgtcacatccaatatttcgacacatgcatggagtactaaatgaagtctatttacaaaactttttacatagatgggctgtaaatcgcgagtcgaatctaatgagcctacttaatccatgatttgcaacagtggtgctacagtaaccatccgctaattattaattaatcatggattaattagcatcattagattcatctcgcgatttacaacccatctgtgcaaaaagttttataaataaacttcatttagtacttcaaattagcaagattccatcgcaattttttttgcaaaacatctaaacacggcctcagtTAGGATATCAAGGCATAGGTGGTGAGCTGTACCAAGGTACTCCCACCGAACATTATGGTCATGTTGGGCTTTCTAATAAGCCCATAATAGTGAAAGTAGTTTCTTGGAGGCTGTGGTTTGTATTAAAAAAACACTCACTTGAGACTGGAAAGGCTTTCAACATCTCCATGAGATCACAGAAAAATATATTCAATAACTGTTACACAAAAACTCTGCGAGACACTAAATGCTACAAAGTGACCCATATACACTAGGAGCAGTTGGACACCATCACCAACATAGAAATCTAGCAGATCTATGGCTTGTACTGGAGTCCACTACTAATAGCTTCGTACCAAGAATTAGTTAGATTCCTAACAGGACATAGCTTGAATATCTGAAAGACGAGCTTAGTTTGCACGAGGCTACAGAATTGTCAAAAGCGAAGGACACGACTGTTATCAGCTTGCATGAGGTTCAGAGTATTGAGCCTTGGCGTGCAAGTGCAGCTCCTGCAATGAAAGCAGAAGCCAGATGCCAGCAGCGGACTAAACCGAGAGAGTTTTGAGGTGGGACTAATACCTTGCATCTGGATAGAGAAGTAGCACTAACTGATGGATCTCAGAACCTCACCCAAAACCAATAGAGAGGAGCACTGGTTAAGTACCTGAATTTTGATTCTGTATAGACAGGAAAGCAACATTTTACCGCTAGAGCACGATTCGAATTAGAAGAGGGGAGAAAATGCCCCAGCGCAAAGATTCAGTTCAAATTTGCAAGATCCAGCTTCAGACCACCCTGCGACAAACGGATCTTAGGCTCGCCGTGCGGCAGCAGCTCAGACCACACGAAACACACTTTGCAGATCCTAATTCAATCCGCTCCCAGAACCACCCCCGGGATTCGATCTGATCGGGGAGCAGAGCACGGGATCACCCCGCCCAATCTAGCGTTGCCGGTTAGCACTAGGCCCCCCGGCCGCAGCGGAGACAAGCAGCAATCGAATCGAGCTCGCGAATCGCTTACCATGtgaagaggaagaggatgagCGCGCAGGCGCGGGAGCCCCCGGGCTTGAGGCCGCGGCCGCAGCAGAAGCAGCGGCTGGCGGCCATGAGCACgacctgcgcggcggcgagcaggagcaGCGCGCCGACGCCGTAGCCCGTGGCGATGTCGGAGTCGTAGACGCAGTAGTCGTACTCCTTGGCGGCGTCCGGGGTGACGGTTGCCCGGCTCCGGCGCTGCTCCGCGGCGACGCCCAACCCGAAGGCGACCACGTCCAGCAGGatcaccaccgcctgcacgatGATGGACGCCATCTCAGCTCGCTACTGCCTGGCGGCGTGGTGGTGTCGTCCTGGGtctgggggtggtggtggtgcgcctCCTTAAGGTGTGAGCTAGCTGGGGGTGGGCGGAGGTGGGCGTAGTTAAAGGCGGTGCGGTGGCGTGTCGGTGTAGAGTGCGGCGCGGAGCAGAGCGGGGCAGAGCCGCGcagaggggagggggggggggctagtGGAGTGAGACGGGGACTCGGGAGCCTCTGCTTTTGGGTGGGTAGTCACGCCTCCCGCGGCGGATCTGGTGCTGTGCGGAAGGGGGACCGCGACGGGC
This window contains:
- the LOC120670687 gene encoding protein MODIFYING WALL LIGNIN-1-like, coding for MASIIVQAVVILLDVVAFGLGVAAEQRRSRATVTPDAAKEYDYCVYDSDIATGYGVGALLLLAAAQVVLMAASRCFCCGRGLKPGGSRACALILFLFTWVTFLIAEVCLLAGSVRNAYHTRYRGNFYGEPLSCETVRKGVFAAGAAFTFFTAILGEVYYLSYSKSRDAAGGAPYGGSSIGMGTYN